From one Leifsonia soli genomic stretch:
- a CDS encoding fumarylacetoacetate hydrolase family protein — protein MRFMRLGEPGAEIPVVTDGVTTWDLRPLTADIDGAFLAADGLARAEAAASAGDLPGIDPAGLRVGAPIARPQAVICIGMNYAAHARESGSEPPTDIVVFYKHPNTVVGPYDDILLPPGSTTTDWEVELAVVIGTRARYLDSPEQALDHIAGFAVANDVSEREYQLQRSLGQWSKGKSFETFNPLGPWLVPAAEVGDGSGLGIRSRVNGEARQDSTTSDLIFGVAEIVYRLSRFTVLEPGDLVNTGTPEGVALSGRFPYLAVGDEVEVEIDGLGAQRSTVRPAL, from the coding sequence ATGCGATTCATGCGACTCGGCGAGCCGGGAGCGGAGATCCCCGTCGTCACCGACGGCGTCACCACGTGGGACCTGCGCCCCCTCACCGCCGACATCGACGGCGCCTTCCTCGCCGCCGACGGCCTCGCCCGGGCGGAAGCCGCCGCCTCCGCCGGCGACCTCCCCGGCATCGACCCGGCCGGTCTCCGCGTGGGCGCCCCCATCGCCCGGCCGCAGGCGGTCATCTGCATCGGGATGAACTACGCGGCGCACGCGCGCGAATCCGGCTCCGAGCCGCCGACCGACATCGTCGTCTTCTACAAGCACCCCAACACCGTCGTCGGGCCGTACGACGACATCCTGCTCCCCCCGGGATCCACGACGACCGACTGGGAGGTCGAGCTCGCCGTCGTCATCGGCACGCGCGCCCGCTACCTCGACTCCCCCGAGCAGGCCCTCGACCACATCGCCGGCTTCGCGGTCGCCAACGACGTCTCCGAGCGCGAGTACCAACTGCAGCGCTCGCTCGGCCAGTGGAGCAAGGGCAAGAGCTTCGAGACGTTCAACCCGCTGGGCCCGTGGCTCGTCCCGGCCGCCGAGGTCGGCGACGGCAGCGGTCTCGGCATCCGCTCGCGGGTCAACGGCGAAGCACGGCAGGACTCGACCACGAGCGACCTCATCTTCGGCGTCGCCGAGATCGTCTACCGGCTCAGCCGGTTCACGGTGCTCGAGCCGGGCGACCTCGTCAACACCGGCACCCCGGAGGGGGTGGCCCTCTCCGGCCGGTTCCCGTACCTGGCCGTCGGCGACGAGGTCGAGGTCGAGATCGACGGGCTGGGCGCGCAGCGTTCGACCGTGCGGCCGGCGCTCTGA
- a CDS encoding L-rhamnose mutarotase: MRVALHSIIRDGHEAAYDAAHAAIPDDLVVSFQRVGIHDWQIWRSGRDLFHVVDCDDFAAAMRALDDDPANQRWQDSINRHVDHFVTSGPDAEGMVLPLVWTFATQRDGA; the protein is encoded by the coding sequence ATGCGCGTCGCGCTACATTCCATCATCCGCGACGGCCACGAGGCCGCCTACGACGCCGCGCATGCCGCCATCCCGGACGACCTCGTCGTCTCGTTCCAGCGGGTCGGCATCCACGACTGGCAGATCTGGCGCAGCGGGCGCGACCTGTTCCATGTGGTGGACTGCGACGACTTCGCCGCGGCGATGCGAGCACTCGACGACGATCCGGCCAACCAGCGCTGGCAGGACTCGATCAACCGCCACGTCGATCACTTCGTCACCTCGGGGCCGGACGCCGAGGGGATGGTGCTGCCGCTGGTCTGGACGTTCGCGACCCAGCGCGACGGCGCCTGA
- a CDS encoding acetylxylan esterase — MPGSDSAALLGTDPLPTPDDYAAYWATAVDDAARHPLAVRREPVDTGLAAVEVFDISFAGADGRRVSGWLRLPRHREGRLPAVVHFNGYGAGRLDPIDDLTWPVAGLAQLVMNTHGQSGGSTGHLLDGIEDPHRSYYRGVFVDAARAVDALRSLDEVDGERVAAIGNSQGGGIALGVGALQPTLAAVLAQAPFLTDAPQGIRLARTGPWLELRAYLTEHPDRSDAVARTLAYVDGVTSARHATAPGWISDGLEDDICPPETARAAAEAYAAPVTLREWPGAGHEAGATADRRGALAVLRGRLGLTGA, encoded by the coding sequence ATGCCCGGCTCCGACTCCGCCGCCCTCCTCGGCACGGACCCCCTTCCCACCCCCGACGACTACGCCGCCTACTGGGCGACCGCCGTCGACGACGCCGCGCGGCATCCGCTCGCCGTCCGCCGGGAGCCGGTGGACACGGGCCTCGCCGCCGTCGAGGTGTTCGACATCTCGTTCGCCGGGGCGGACGGCCGGCGGGTCAGCGGCTGGCTGCGGCTGCCGCGCCACCGCGAGGGCCGGCTTCCGGCCGTCGTGCACTTCAACGGCTACGGCGCCGGACGACTCGACCCGATCGACGACCTCACCTGGCCGGTCGCGGGCCTCGCGCAGCTGGTGATGAACACGCACGGGCAGAGCGGCGGCAGCACCGGCCACCTGCTCGACGGGATCGAGGACCCGCACCGCTCCTATTACCGTGGGGTGTTCGTGGATGCCGCTCGCGCGGTGGACGCCCTCCGCTCGCTCGACGAGGTGGACGGCGAGCGCGTCGCGGCGATCGGGAACAGCCAGGGCGGCGGCATCGCCCTCGGCGTCGGCGCTCTGCAGCCCACCCTCGCCGCCGTGCTGGCGCAGGCCCCCTTCCTGACGGACGCGCCGCAGGGCATCCGGCTGGCGCGCACCGGTCCCTGGCTGGAGCTGCGCGCATACCTGACGGAGCATCCTGACCGCTCCGACGCGGTCGCGCGGACGCTGGCGTACGTCGACGGGGTCACATCCGCCCGGCATGCGACGGCACCGGGATGGATCAGCGATGGGCTCGAGGACGACATCTGCCCGCCGGAGACCGCCCGCGCCGCCGCGGAGGCCTACGCCGCCCCCGTCACGCTGCGAGAGTGGCCGGGCGCGGGGCACGAAGCCGGCGCGACGGCCGACCGGCGCGGTGCGCTGGCGGTCCTGCGCGGTCGCCTCGGCCTTACGGGAGCGTGA
- a CDS encoding X2-like carbohydrate binding domain-containing protein, whose translation MTRKTRARRSLRALVVTVAALGIVAAAAVPAGATPTPQPTATATATPAPSATPTGTPTPTATPSATETPKPTAAPTATPTSAPKSATAAVPTPIPPATATPDPWAVTPYMGWSSYSMQVYSGNGKWITADQLIAQSDAMHAKLQKAGYDYINVDAGWSDGVDANGRPTPSATLYPQGLKKVIDHVHANDQKFGVYLIPGIGPDVYNKAYPIAGAPGCTTHDIAKQPLTQADYWKIGYAIDFSNPCSQKYIDSIADQLAAWGVNFVKFDSVTPGSGITDGSVDARDDVAAWSKALKKHKIWFELSWALDINQADYWKKYANGWRVEWDVECYCGNEALTQWDNIARLFPRAADWWRHAGPGGWNDFDSLDVGNGKMDGLTPDERRTATTLWAVSAAPMYTGNDLTKLDKLGVDLLTNPEVVGVDQAGVPARPVSTTTKQQVWYALNKDGSYTVALFNLGRAESDITAKWSDIGLTGSATVRDLWARKNVGRADGSFTASDVPIHGVRLLKVTPDKGATVTVNDDAQGFSYGGTWTRNGGAEVAATSQPLTVNVTDTGTPAPPTSTGPTRTTSINDTDPGIAYSGQWGYSNGRNFGDYQDDVHYAEHPGSDSFSYTFTGTGISYLTELDSSEGEADVYIDGQFVKTVSANIPSASHTPQQTVFTTNDLTDGQHTLRVVMKSGQFMLLDRLDVIQPNLIDPSSVSFDTKAPAAATFSVLRDPDEFTGITVNGTALKKGSDYTVSGSKVTLQQSYLATLPVGATTLNVGFRGDYLNDVHATTAAGASVSYTFSGTGVDWLAPTGPDQGVVDIYLDGKLVKQVDTHSDTRRTQQKVFSVSGLRNGKHTIMAVKESGAVMRADALRYSVR comes from the coding sequence ATGACCCGCAAGACGCGTGCACGACGGAGCCTGCGGGCTCTGGTCGTGACCGTCGCGGCGCTGGGGATCGTGGCCGCGGCCGCCGTCCCCGCCGGCGCGACGCCGACCCCCCAACCGACAGCGACAGCGACAGCGACGCCCGCACCGTCCGCGACCCCGACGGGGACGCCGACGCCCACCGCGACCCCGAGTGCGACGGAGACGCCGAAGCCGACCGCGGCACCCACCGCGACACCGACGAGCGCGCCGAAGTCGGCGACGGCCGCGGTGCCGACGCCCATCCCGCCCGCGACCGCCACCCCGGACCCGTGGGCCGTCACGCCCTACATGGGCTGGAGCAGCTACAGCATGCAGGTCTACTCCGGCAACGGGAAGTGGATCACCGCCGACCAGCTCATCGCCCAGTCCGACGCCATGCACGCCAAGCTGCAGAAGGCCGGCTACGACTACATCAACGTCGACGCCGGGTGGAGCGACGGTGTCGACGCCAACGGCCGTCCGACGCCGAGCGCGACGCTCTATCCGCAGGGGCTGAAGAAGGTCATCGACCATGTGCACGCCAACGACCAGAAGTTCGGCGTCTACCTGATCCCCGGCATCGGACCCGACGTCTACAACAAGGCGTACCCGATCGCCGGCGCTCCCGGATGCACCACGCACGACATCGCGAAGCAGCCGTTGACGCAGGCGGACTACTGGAAGATCGGCTACGCCATCGACTTCTCGAACCCGTGCTCGCAGAAGTACATCGACTCGATCGCGGACCAGCTCGCCGCCTGGGGCGTGAACTTCGTCAAGTTCGACAGCGTCACCCCCGGCTCCGGCATCACCGACGGCTCGGTGGATGCGCGCGATGACGTCGCCGCCTGGTCGAAGGCCCTCAAGAAGCACAAGATCTGGTTCGAGCTCTCCTGGGCGCTCGACATCAATCAGGCCGACTACTGGAAGAAGTACGCGAACGGCTGGCGCGTCGAGTGGGACGTCGAGTGCTACTGCGGCAACGAAGCGCTCACCCAGTGGGACAACATCGCCCGGCTCTTCCCCCGTGCAGCGGACTGGTGGCGTCACGCCGGCCCGGGCGGCTGGAACGACTTCGACTCGCTCGACGTCGGAAACGGGAAGATGGACGGCCTGACGCCGGACGAGCGCCGCACCGCCACCACGCTGTGGGCGGTCTCGGCCGCGCCGATGTACACCGGCAACGACCTCACGAAGCTCGACAAGCTGGGCGTCGATCTGCTCACCAACCCCGAGGTCGTCGGCGTCGACCAGGCGGGCGTCCCCGCACGTCCGGTCTCGACGACGACCAAGCAGCAGGTCTGGTACGCGTTGAACAAGGACGGCAGCTACACGGTCGCGCTGTTCAACCTGGGCCGGGCGGAGTCCGACATCACCGCGAAGTGGTCCGACATCGGGCTGACCGGGTCGGCGACCGTCCGCGACCTGTGGGCCCGCAAGAACGTGGGCCGCGCGGACGGCTCGTTCACGGCGTCCGATGTGCCGATCCACGGTGTCCGGCTGCTCAAGGTCACGCCGGACAAGGGCGCGACGGTCACGGTCAACGACGACGCCCAGGGCTTCTCGTACGGCGGTACCTGGACGCGCAACGGCGGAGCCGAGGTCGCCGCGACCTCCCAGCCGCTGACCGTCAACGTCACCGACACCGGCACGCCGGCGCCGCCGACGTCCACCGGGCCGACCCGCACCACGAGCATCAACGACACCGACCCGGGCATCGCGTACTCCGGCCAGTGGGGGTACAGCAACGGCCGGAACTTCGGCGACTACCAGGACGATGTGCACTATGCGGAGCATCCCGGAAGCGACTCGTTCTCGTACACGTTCACCGGCACCGGGATCTCGTACCTCACCGAGCTCGACTCCTCGGAGGGCGAAGCGGACGTGTACATCGACGGACAGTTCGTGAAGACGGTCAGCGCCAACATCCCGAGCGCCTCCCACACGCCGCAGCAGACGGTGTTCACGACGAACGACCTCACCGACGGACAGCACACCCTTCGCGTGGTCATGAAGTCGGGCCAGTTCATGCTGCTCGATCGGCTCGACGTCATCCAGCCGAACCTGATCGACCCGTCCAGCGTGTCGTTCGACACGAAGGCGCCGGCGGCGGCGACCTTCTCCGTGCTGCGCGACCCGGACGAGTTCACCGGGATCACCGTGAACGGGACGGCGCTGAAGAAGGGCTCCGACTACACGGTGTCGGGTTCGAAAGTCACGCTGCAGCAGTCGTATCTGGCCACGCTGCCGGTCGGGGCCACGACGCTCAACGTGGGCTTCCGCGGCGACTACCTCAACGACGTCCACGCCACGACGGCGGCCGGCGCTTCGGTGTCGTACACCTTCAGCGGCACCGGGGTCGACTGGCTCGCGCCGACAGGCCCCGACCAGGGCGTCGTGGACATCTATCTGGACGGCAAGCTGGTGAAGCAGGTCGACACGCACAGCGACACCCGCCGCACCCAGCAGAAGGTGTTCAGCGTCTCGGGGCTCCGCAACGGGAAGCACACCATCATGGCGGTCAAGGAGTCGGGTGCGGTGATGCGCGCCGACGCCCTCCGCTACTCCGTCCGCTGA
- a CDS encoding alpha-galactosidase — MLDGYGAVLSLRAAGTSLVIDTAGRVPRVLHWGGDLGPIDDASAEALRTTSGPALLNNSPDVPRTFSLAPTEFEGWAGTPAQEGHASGTATTPRPRTESVRYRTEGDQGGTIEIELVDEITALRTTMTLTLDRFGVLSVDTTLVREAALGDAGIPYTLDALRVMLPIPERAVDILDFTGKWCRERAPQRGPLFFGSHVRRARRGKPGHDAPYLVVAGTEDLGFGRGEAWAAHLAWSGDGEYVVERLTEGAGAFSSVLGVGEGLRPGEIVLADGDSYTAPTALFVWSASGLDGLADRLHRRLRARPSHPRSPRPLTLNSWEAVYFDHDLPRLSALVERAARVGVERVVLDDGWFHGRRDANAGLGDWFVDRTVWPDGLTPLVDLVRSHGMQFGIWFEPEMVNLDSDLAREHPDWVLGPRQELGATSRAQYVLDLTRPDAYSHVLEQISAIIEEYAVDYIKWDHNRDLSEAVSGSIGVDRPAVHEQTLALYRMLDTLRARHPHLEIETCSGGGGRVDLGILERTDRVWASDCNDPVERLQIERWTRMLLPPELIGSHLGAERSHTTSRRTDLSFRLIVALTAHAGIEWDLQEADDEELERIARWAEVYRELRGLIHSGRIVNADLADDATAFTGIVAQDGSRAVYTWARLVTSAPGQSGRVRFPGLDADARYTVRIRDEFGPASRHQSADPSWITAALEPGGIALPGSVLGVAGVPLPTLNPHQAMLFDLVRLA, encoded by the coding sequence ATGCTCGACGGCTACGGCGCCGTTCTGAGCCTGCGAGCCGCAGGCACATCACTCGTCATCGATACGGCGGGTCGAGTGCCGCGCGTGCTGCATTGGGGCGGGGATCTCGGCCCGATCGACGACGCGTCCGCCGAGGCTCTGCGGACGACCAGCGGACCGGCCCTGCTCAACAACTCGCCCGATGTCCCGCGCACCTTCAGCCTGGCGCCGACCGAGTTCGAAGGGTGGGCGGGGACGCCCGCGCAGGAGGGTCACGCCTCCGGAACCGCCACCACCCCGCGCCCCCGCACGGAGTCCGTCCGGTACCGGACGGAGGGCGACCAGGGCGGGACGATCGAGATCGAGCTGGTGGATGAGATCACCGCGCTGCGGACGACGATGACGCTGACACTCGACCGCTTCGGCGTGCTCTCGGTGGACACGACCCTCGTCCGGGAGGCGGCCCTCGGCGACGCGGGCATCCCCTACACGCTCGACGCGCTCCGCGTGATGCTGCCCATCCCGGAGCGGGCGGTGGACATCCTCGACTTCACCGGGAAGTGGTGCCGTGAGCGCGCCCCGCAGCGCGGTCCCCTGTTCTTCGGCAGCCATGTGCGCCGCGCGCGCCGGGGCAAGCCGGGCCACGATGCCCCCTACCTGGTCGTCGCCGGCACGGAAGACCTCGGGTTCGGGCGCGGTGAGGCGTGGGCCGCGCATCTCGCGTGGAGCGGCGACGGCGAATACGTGGTCGAGCGGCTGACCGAGGGCGCCGGGGCGTTCTCGTCGGTGCTCGGCGTCGGAGAAGGGCTGCGGCCCGGCGAGATCGTGCTCGCCGACGGCGACAGCTACACCGCCCCCACCGCCCTGTTCGTCTGGTCGGCGAGCGGGCTCGACGGCCTCGCCGACCGCCTTCACCGTCGGCTCCGTGCGCGCCCGTCGCACCCGCGGTCTCCGCGTCCCCTCACGCTGAACTCGTGGGAGGCCGTCTACTTCGACCACGACCTCCCCCGCCTGAGCGCCCTGGTGGAGCGCGCGGCCCGGGTCGGGGTCGAGCGTGTCGTCCTCGACGACGGCTGGTTCCACGGACGCCGCGACGCCAACGCCGGGCTCGGCGACTGGTTCGTCGACCGCACCGTGTGGCCCGACGGCCTCACCCCGCTCGTCGACCTCGTCCGGTCGCACGGGATGCAGTTCGGGATCTGGTTCGAGCCCGAGATGGTGAACCTCGACTCCGACCTCGCCCGGGAGCATCCCGATTGGGTGCTCGGCCCGCGCCAGGAACTCGGAGCGACCTCCCGCGCGCAGTACGTCCTCGACCTCACCCGCCCCGACGCGTACTCGCATGTACTCGAGCAGATCAGCGCGATCATCGAGGAGTACGCCGTCGACTACATCAAGTGGGACCACAACCGCGATCTGTCCGAGGCCGTCAGCGGTTCCATCGGCGTGGACCGGCCGGCCGTCCACGAGCAGACGCTCGCGCTCTACCGGATGCTCGACACCCTCCGGGCCCGCCACCCGCACCTCGAGATCGAGACCTGCTCGGGCGGCGGCGGCCGGGTCGACCTCGGCATCCTGGAGCGGACCGATCGCGTCTGGGCCTCCGACTGCAACGACCCCGTCGAGCGCCTGCAGATCGAGCGCTGGACGCGCATGCTCCTCCCGCCGGAGCTCATCGGCTCGCACCTCGGCGCCGAGCGGTCGCACACCACCTCCCGCCGGACCGACCTGTCGTTCCGGCTGATCGTCGCCCTCACCGCCCACGCCGGCATCGAGTGGGACCTGCAGGAGGCGGACGACGAGGAGCTGGAGCGGATCGCGCGCTGGGCGGAGGTCTACCGCGAGCTGCGCGGGCTGATCCACTCCGGCCGGATCGTCAATGCCGACCTCGCGGACGACGCGACCGCATTCACCGGCATCGTCGCCCAGGACGGATCGCGAGCGGTCTACACCTGGGCGCGGCTGGTGACCTCGGCACCCGGCCAGTCCGGCCGGGTCCGATTCCCCGGCCTCGACGCCGACGCCCGGTACACCGTCCGCATCCGCGACGAGTTCGGTCCGGCCAGCCGGCACCAGAGCGCCGACCCGTCCTGGATCACCGCCGCCCTCGAGCCGGGCGGCATCGCCCTCCCCGGCTCGGTGCTCGGCGTCGCCGGTGTCCCCCTGCCCACCCTCAACCCGCACCAGGCGATGCTCTTCGACCTCGTCCGGCTGGCCTGA